The genomic DNA GATGGACACCAGCACGACGGCGATGCCGGACAGCACTGCACCACCGGGCAAGTTGTTGAAGGTGTCGAACAGCGCGGTGTTCGGGTCGATCGCACCGGTGCCGCCGGTGAAGTCGACGCCTCGGAAGACGGCCTCGTACAGCGCTGTGCCACCCATGATCGTGAACCACAGGAAGGTCAGGGCGGTCGGCACCAGCAGCACGCCGGTGATGAATTCGCGGATCGTGCGGCCCTTGGAGATGCGGGCGATGAACACGCCCACGAAGGGGGACCAGGAGATCCACCAACCCCAGTAGAACGTCGTCCAGCTGCCGAGCCACGTCTCGCCGGCGTCGCCGCGGAACGGCAGGGTCTGGAACGAGAGCTGCAGGATGTTCTGCAGGTAGAAGCCGATGTTCGAGACCACATCACGCAGCAGGAAGAGTGTGGGTCCCAGGATCAGCACGGCGATCAGCAGCAGTGCGGCCAGGCCCATGTTGAGGTTCGACAGGATCTTGATGCCCTTGTCGACGCCGCTCGCCGCCGACAGCGTCGCCAGCCCCGTCACCACGACCACGATGATCACCTGGATCAGCGTGGAGTTCGGCAGCACACCGAGATGGTCGAGCCCGGCGGCGATCTGGTTCACGCCGAAGCCGAGTGAGGTGGCGATGCCGAACAAGGTTCCGACCAGGGCGATGATGTCGATGAGGTCGCCGATCCAGGTGTCCGTGCGCCTGCCGAGGATCGGTTCCAGCGCCCAGCGGATGGAGACCGGGCGGCCCCTGCGGTGCACCGCGTAGGCCACGGCGAGGCCGACGACGACGTAGATCCCCCACGCGTGCAGGCCCCAGTGGAGGAAGGTCTGTCCCAGGGCGCGCTCGGCCCGCTCCGGAGCCTCCAGACCGTCGGCATTCGGCGGGATGCCGGGGGCGGCGGTGTCCGCGAAGAAGGTCAGCGGCTCCGCCGCGCCCCAGAACACGAGCCCGATGCCCATGCCGGCGGCGAAGAGCATGGCGAACCAGGAGAACAGGCTGTACTCCGGGACATCGTCGTCCTTGCCGAGCCGGATGTTGCCCATGCGGCTGGCAGCGAGGACCAGGCCGAAGACCACGAAGCCGGTCACGACCAGGACGTAATACCAGCCGATCGAGGCGACCACGGTCGAGTTCAGCGTCGAGATGACGGAGTTGAAGACGCCGGGCAGCAGAAGGGCGAAGGCCACGGCGAGCACGATGACCCCGCCCGCCACGAAGAAGACCGGTTTCGACAGCGCGTAGCCGCCGTCAGGTTCCGGATTCTCCGTCGAGGGTGGGGGAGGGTTCTGGGCGGTCGGTGACGACACGGTTCCTCGTTCTGGTGGGGTTCACGGGCTCGGCCCCGTGCCATCCTCGCGATCTCGACGGTCCTCTCGGAGCGCGGCGGGCATGAAACGGGCCCCGTGCACCGTAGTGGTCATGTCCGCTCCGCCATAGGACTCCTGGTGGCAGAGCGGGCACGGCTCAGGCCGCCAGCGACCTCGCGAACTCCTCGACGGCCCGGGCGGAGATCTCCGCGACCACGTCGAGCTCGAGGTGGAACTGCTGCCCGGCGACCGGACCGCAGAGGTCAGAGACCGCTCGCAGGGCCACGAAGGGCACTCCCAGCACGGAGGCGGTGCGGGCACCGGCGGTGGTCTCCATGTCGGCGCTCAGCGCGGCGGGGAAGCGCTCGCGCATCGGCTCGGCCAACGGCGCGGTGACGAAGGCGTCCCCGGAGAGCATGAGCCCGCGCCGGTGTCCGGGCCCCTGCGTGCCGCCCGGCACCGTGGGGCCCGCCGCGCGACGGGCCGCCTCCTCGGCGGTCCGGACCCAGGGCTCCTCGGCCACGAAGCGCTCGGGGCCGCCGGGCACCTGCCCCGGGGCGTAGCCGAAGGCGGTGGCGT from Brachybacterium sacelli includes the following:
- a CDS encoding BCCT family transporter gives rise to the protein MSSPTAQNPPPPSTENPEPDGGYALSKPVFFVAGGVIVLAVAFALLLPGVFNSVISTLNSTVVASIGWYYVLVVTGFVVFGLVLAASRMGNIRLGKDDDVPEYSLFSWFAMLFAAGMGIGLVFWGAAEPLTFFADTAAPGIPPNADGLEAPERAERALGQTFLHWGLHAWGIYVVVGLAVAYAVHRRGRPVSIRWALEPILGRRTDTWIGDLIDIIALVGTLFGIATSLGFGVNQIAAGLDHLGVLPNSTLIQVIIVVVVTGLATLSAASGVDKGIKILSNLNMGLAALLLIAVLILGPTLFLLRDVVSNIGFYLQNILQLSFQTLPFRGDAGETWLGSWTTFYWGWWISWSPFVGVFIARISKGRTIREFITGVLLVPTALTFLWFTIMGGTALYEAVFRGVDFTGGTGAIDPNTALFDTFNNLPGGAVLSGIAVVLVSIFFITSADSGAFVMDMIAHKGDPNPPRITRVFWASASGLIAASLIWASSLSGDGEASGMTALQSLALLSALPVSVVMIGMCISLWRSLSHEVKVIERLEQRLRQREFIERYSDELTDQVTDRVEEKVTSGIGGHVESHLEGEYGQQFQAHVGQQVEAQVAEQVEAQVAEQLSTFTAEQPIVPSEDGESSDSSGADRGRGARWNPFGKER
- the mtnN gene encoding 5'-methylthioadenosine/S-adenosylhomocysteine nucleosidase; this encodes MTTASRAPTGPLLVLAAMAEEAAPLTSRLTGPRTLETPFSDGVAAVRGSLAGHDTVVVTTGIGIAAATAATTWAILAHWPRVVVAAGSCGGLAADVEVGTLIVGEAFTYSIADATAFGYAPGQVPGGPERFVAEEPWVRTAEEAARRAAGPTVPGGTQGPGHRRGLMLSGDAFVTAPLAEPMRERFPAALSADMETTAGARTASVLGVPFVALRAVSDLCGPVAGQQFHLELDVVAEISARAVEEFARSLAA